Proteins encoded together in one Euwallacea similis isolate ESF13 chromosome 12, ESF131.1, whole genome shotgun sequence window:
- the Trx2 gene encoding thioredoxin-2 — protein sequence MVSHIKDKDDLQSKLSDAGNQLVVIDFFATWCGPCKMIGPKLDELAKEYPDIHILKVDVDECEEIAMEYNISSMPTFVFIKNKSVVLTFSGANYDKLKSSILENK from the exons ATGGTCTCCCACATTAAGGACAAG GACGATTTGCAATCAAAACTGAGTGACGCTGGAAACCAGTTGGTCGTCATCGATTTCTTTGCTACCTGGTGTGGGCCTTGCAAAATGATTGGGCCGAAACTAGACGAGCTGGCTAAGGAATATCCCGACATTCACATTCTAAAG GTTGATGTGGATGAATGCGAAGAAATCGCCATGGAGTACAACATTTCGTCCATGCCAACTTTCGTATTTATTAAGAACAAGAGCGTCGTTTTAACCTTCTCAGGCGCCAATTACGATAAATTGAAGAGCagcattttggaaaataagtaa
- the Vinc gene encoding vinculin, translating into MPVFHTKTIESILEPVAQQVSKLVILHEEAEDGIPMPDLEQPVRTVSNAVSNLVKVGKETINSSDDAILRQDMPAALIRVERSSRLLEEASSRLKADPYSAPARKLLIEGSGGILQATSALLLCFDESEVRKIIRECHRVLDYLAVAEVIETLDELVQFLRDLSPCLSRVSREVSAREKELTHQVHSEILVRCLEQVKTLAPILICSMKIYIHIVSQGGKGADEAAENRNYLAKRMTDEINEIIRVLQLTSYDEEQSELDNLTVLKKLQNAIQNKLNAANDWLMDPNAVRGGVGEKSLRQIIEDAQKVAERCLPQDAHNINKLCSDLTTMTDALCELRQDGKGASPQAESLARGIRGKLGDLQQAVNTAIVNVDKAGLQQTAHTVQGRLEQARKWLSNPGHDDKGLGRRAINAIVEEGRKVAEGLPGVQKAEILQLCDEVDGLTRQLADLCAQGKGNTPQAQEIARKLSQKLHELKEKIQQAVTNRVVEDFIDIVTPLKQFTEAVLAPEGTPNREQNFSDKASNLQNFSNRAVKTARMVAAGGSGGNKKLAEALSSIANQVESLTPQLISAGSIRMNYPTSKAADEHFENLRQQYADTVTKMRNLCDEATDSADFIKASEEQMKKHTFLCEEAIKNRQPQKMVDNTSAIARLANRVLLVAKQECDNSEDPHFIDELTRASDGLQGAVPPMVQDAKAVAVNPADHNAVSRWRESNKALLNAVGQVRNAVTVSPELPPLPDINNLHIVVAGALQSRSPIRGTGEFNEWDPYSFSDNYERPVSPIPWLGGNNTFDRVEQDVSPSYNSYQGNNYVDRVQQEVSPVNSCPGYYSFIPEYILEDERAPPRPPLPYDGAPMRPPPPPETDDEDEVFKHAPSASQPIMVAAHNLHREMQQWSAKDNELIAAAQRMAKLMARLSELVHNDDRGSKRELIATAKAIADASADVTRIAKQLARECTDKRIRTNLLQVCERIPTIATQLKILSTVKATMLGSQGSEEDREATEMLEGNAQNLMQSVKETVRAAEGASVKIHAQTHGRLRWVRRQPWYAYA; encoded by the exons ATGCCAGTGTTTCATACAAAAACTATCGAATCTATTTTGGAGCCCGTTGCACAACAG GTTTCAAAATTAGTCATTCTTCATGAAGAGGCTGAAGATGGCATCCCAATGCCCGATCTGGAGCAGCCAGTGCGAACTGTTAGTAATGCAGTCTCTAACTTGGTCAAG GTCGGAAAAGAAACCATCAACAGCTCTGATGATGCTATTTTACGGCAAGACATGCCCGCTGCCTTAATTAGAGTCGAAAGATCTTCCAGGTTATTAGAAGAAGCCAGTTCTAGGCTAAAAGCTGACCCTTATTCAGCTCCAGCTAGAAAGCTGCTTATAGAAGGCAGCGGTGGGATTTTACAG GCCACTTCAGCTCTGTTGTTATGTTTCGATGAATCGGAAGTCAGAAAAATAATCAGAGAGTGCCATAGGGTCCTTGATTATTTAGCGGTTGCTGAAGTGATAGAAACCCTTGACGAACTGGTGCAGTTTTTGAGAGATCTAAGCCCCTGCTTGAGTCGGGTATCCCGGGAGGTTAGCGCTAGAGAGAAAGAATTGACTCATCAG GTTCATTCCGAGATATTGGTAAGATGCCTGGAGCAAGTAAAGACTTTGGcaccaattttaatttgctcGATGAAAATCTACATCCATATTGTCTCGCAAGGCGGCAAAGGAGCGGACGAAGCAGCGGAAAACAGAAATTATTTAGCGAAGAGAATGACTGACGAaatcaatgaaattattaG AGTGTTACAATTAACGAGTTATGACGAGGAGCAGAGCGAGCTTGACAATTTAACCGTTCTTAAGAAGCTACAGAATGCTATTCAAAACAAGCTAAATGCTGCGAATGATTGGCTGATG GACCCAAATGCAGTTAGGGGAGGTGTGGGTGAAAAGTCATTAAGGCAAATTATAGAAGACGCCCAAAAGGTGGCAGAAAG GTGTCTGCCTCAAGATGCACACAACATTAACAAATTATGTTCTGATTTAACAACTATGACAGACGCTCTATGTGAACTTAGGCAGGATGGGAAAGGAGCATCTCCTCAAGCTGAATCACTGGCCAGAG GTATTAGAGGAAAACTTGGAGATCTGCAACAGGCTGTAAATACTGCTATTGTTAATGTTGATAAAGCGGGATTGCAGCAGACTGCTCATACCGTCCAGGGCAG aCTCGAACAAGCAAGAAAATGGCTCTCTAATCCGGGACATGACGATAAAGGTTTAGGAAGACGAGCCATAAATGCCATTGTCGAAGAAGGGCGTAAG GTTGCCGAAGGACTTCCTGGAGTCcaaaaagccgaaatattgCAGCTTTGCGACGAAGTCGATGGTCTAACCCGCCAGCTTGCAGATTTGTGTGCCCAAGGCAAGGGGAATACTCCACAAGCCCAAGAAATAGCAAGAAA GTTATCACAAAAGTTGCACgaacttaaagaaaaaattcagcaAGCTGTAACCAATCGTGTAGTCGAAGATTTCATTGACATAGTCACTCCATTGAAGCAATTCACTGAGGCAGTTTTAGCACCTGAAGGAACCCCGAATAgagaacaaaatttttcaGACAAAGCTTCGAATTTGCAGAATTTCAGCAACAGGGCAGTAAAGACAGCTAGGATGGTTGCAGCTG GTGGTAGTGGAGGCAACAAAAAACTCGCCGAAGCTTTATCCAGCATAGCCAACCAAGTGGAAAGCCTCACTCCTCAGTTAATTTCTGCAGGGAGCATTCGCATGAATTATCCAACTAGTAAAGCTGCCgatgaacattttgaaaatttgaggCAGCAGTATGCGGACACAGTGACGAAAATGAGGAATTTATGTGACGAAGCCACTGATTCTGCTGATTTTATCAAAGCTTCAG AAGAGCAAATGAAGAAACATACTTTCCTCTGTGAGGAAGCAATTAAAAATCGCCAGCCTCAGAAAATGGTCGACAATACTTCAGCAATCGCTCGCCTGGCTAATCGCGTTCTTTTAGTCGCTAAGCAGGAATGTGATAATTCTGAAGACCCTCACTTTATCGATGAATTAACTAGAGCTTCCGACGGCCTACAAGGAG CTGTTCCGCCAATGGTTCAAGATGCTAAAGCCGTAGCTGTTAATCCAGCTGATCACAATGCTGTTTCTAGGTGGAGGGAATCTAACAAAGCG cTGTTAAATGCCGTGGGACAGGTTAGAAATGCAGTTACTGTGAGTCCTGAATTGCCCCCGTTACCTGATATTAACAATCTTCACATTG TTGTAGCTGGGGCACTGCAAAGCCGCTCGCCAATACGGGGAACAGGGGAGTTTAATGAATGGGATCCATATAGTTTTTCGGACAATTACGAAAGACCAGTTAGTCCGATACCTTGGCTTGGAG GAAACAATACCTTTGATCGTGTAGAGCAAGACGTTTCCCCTTCTTATAACTCTTATcaag gAAACAATTATGTTGATCGTGTACAGCAAGAGGTTTCCCCTGTTAATTCTTGTCCAg GATATTACAGTTTCATACCTGAATATATTTTGGAAGACG AGCGAGCCCCACCGAGACCACCATTACCTTATGACGGAGCTCCAATGCGTCCTCCACCCCCACCGGAAACGGACGACGAAGATGAAGTTTTCAAACATGCCCCCAGTGCCAGTCAACCCATTATG GTTGCTGCCCATAACTTGCACAGAGAAATGCAACAGTGGTCAGCCAAAGATAACGAACTTATTGCTGCTGCCCAGAGAATGGCCAAGTTGATGGCCAGACTTTCTGAGTTAGTTCATAACGACGACagag GTTCCAAAAGAGAGTTGATAGCAACTGCAAAAGCTATTGCAGACGCCAGCGCTGATGTTACAAGGATAGCGAAGCAGCTAGCTAGAGAGTGTACGGACAAAAGAATTAGGACTAATCTTTTACAAGTGTGTGAAAGGATTCCCACTATAGCAACACAACTGAAGATTCTTAGCACGGTTAAGGCAACGATGTTGGGTTCTCAAG GTTCCGAAGAAGACAGAGAAGCTACCGAAATGCTTGAAGGCAACGCCCAAAACCTGATGCAGAGTGTCAAAGAAACAGTGAGAGCAGCCGAAGGAGCAAGTGTGAAAATTCACGCCCAAACCCACGGCCGTTTACGATGGGTGCGCAGGCAACCATGGTATGCCTATGCTTAA